In Prescottella soli, a genomic segment contains:
- the rplI gene encoding 50S ribosomal protein L9, with product MKLILTADVDNLGAPGDTVEVKDGYGRNYLLPRGLAIVATRGAQKQVEGIRRAQEARAVRGLDHAKELKAAIEGLEGVSLSVKTAGDSGKLFGSVTAADVAGAIKAAGGPVVDKRNLELPKAHIKATGKHLIVVNLHPEVAAKFHLNVVAA from the coding sequence ATGAAGCTGATTCTTACTGCTGACGTGGACAACCTCGGTGCGCCCGGCGACACCGTTGAGGTCAAGGACGGCTACGGCCGTAACTACCTGCTCCCCCGCGGCCTGGCCATCGTTGCCACCCGTGGCGCTCAGAAGCAGGTCGAGGGCATCCGCCGTGCGCAGGAAGCGCGCGCGGTCCGTGGTCTCGATCACGCCAAGGAGCTCAAGGCCGCCATCGAGGGCCTCGAGGGTGTGTCGCTGTCGGTGAAGACCGCCGGTGACTCGGGCAAGCTGTTCGGTTCCGTCACCGCGGCCGACGTTGCAGGCGCCATCAAGGCTGCCGGCGGCCCGGTCGTCGACAAGCGCAACCTGGAGCTGCCGAAGGCCCACATCAAGGCCACCGGCAAGCACCTCATCGTGGTCAACCTGCACCCCGAGGTTGCCGCCAAGTTCCACCTGAACGTCGTCGCCGCTTAG
- the dnaB gene encoding replicative DNA helicase — MAVVDDRGHSEYPGPPEEPSEEFGRQPPHDMVAEQSVLGGMLLSKDAIADVLEVLRPGDFYRPAHQSVYDAILDLYSRGEPADPVTVSAELDRRGELRRIGGAPYLVTLTQTVPTAANAAYYAEIVAEKSVLRRLVDAGTRIVQYGYAGSDGQDVAEVVDRAQAEIFEVTERRTTEDFMPLEELLQPTMDEIDSIASRGGISLGVPTGFSELDEITNGMHAGQMIIVAARPGVGKSTIGMDFMRSCSIKHGMASVIFSLEMSKTEIVMRLLSAEAKIKLSDMRSGKMSDDDWTRLARRMSEISEAPLFIDDSPNLTMMEIRAKARRLKQKHNIRLIVIDYLQLMSSGKKVESRQQEVSEFSRSLKLLAKELEVPVIAICQLNRGPEQRTDKRPQVSDLRESGSLEQDADMVMLLHRPDAFERDDPRGGEADIILGKHRGGPTATITVAHQLHYSRFVDMARG, encoded by the coding sequence TTGGCGGTTGTAGATGATCGTGGTCATTCCGAGTACCCGGGACCCCCGGAGGAGCCGAGCGAGGAGTTCGGTCGGCAGCCTCCGCACGACATGGTCGCGGAGCAGTCGGTGCTCGGCGGCATGCTGCTGAGCAAGGACGCGATCGCCGACGTCCTCGAGGTGCTGCGGCCGGGCGACTTCTACCGCCCCGCCCATCAGTCGGTGTACGACGCGATCCTCGACCTGTACAGCCGCGGTGAGCCGGCCGACCCGGTCACGGTGTCCGCGGAACTGGATCGGCGAGGCGAGCTGCGCCGTATCGGCGGCGCCCCCTACCTCGTCACCCTCACCCAGACGGTCCCCACCGCCGCGAATGCCGCCTACTACGCGGAGATCGTCGCGGAGAAGTCGGTGTTGCGCCGTCTCGTCGACGCCGGCACCCGCATCGTCCAGTACGGCTACGCCGGCTCGGACGGTCAGGACGTCGCCGAGGTGGTCGACCGCGCGCAGGCGGAGATCTTCGAGGTCACCGAGCGCCGCACCACCGAGGACTTCATGCCGCTCGAGGAGCTGCTGCAGCCCACGATGGACGAGATCGACTCCATCGCCAGCCGCGGCGGCATCTCGCTCGGCGTGCCCACCGGGTTCAGCGAGCTCGACGAGATCACCAACGGCATGCACGCCGGGCAGATGATCATCGTCGCGGCTCGTCCGGGCGTTGGAAAGTCCACAATCGGAATGGATTTCATGCGTTCGTGCTCCATCAAGCACGGCATGGCCAGCGTCATCTTCTCGCTCGAAATGAGCAAGACCGAGATCGTGATGCGTCTGCTGTCGGCGGAGGCGAAGATCAAGCTCTCGGACATGCGCTCGGGCAAGATGTCGGACGACGACTGGACCCGTCTGGCGCGGCGGATGAGCGAGATCAGCGAGGCTCCGCTGTTCATCGACGACTCCCCCAACCTGACGATGATGGAGATCCGCGCGAAGGCCCGCCGGCTCAAGCAGAAGCACAACATCCGGCTGATCGTGATCGACTACCTGCAGCTGATGTCGTCGGGCAAGAAGGTCGAGTCCCGCCAGCAGGAAGTCTCGGAGTTCTCCCGCAGCCTCAAGCTGCTGGCCAAGGAACTCGAGGTCCCGGTGATCGCGATCTGTCAGCTCAACCGTGGTCCCGAGCAGCGAACCGACAAGCGCCCCCAGGTTTCCGACCTCCGCGAGTCCGGCTCGCTCGAGCAGGACGCCGACATGGTCATGCTGCTGCACCGCCCCGACGCCTTCGAGCGCGACGACCCGCGCGGCGGCGAGGCCGACATCATCCTCGGCAAGCACCGTGGCGGTCCGACCGCGACCATCACCGTCGCGCACCAACTGCACTACTCGCGGTTCGTGGACATGGCGCGGGGATAA
- the rpsR gene encoding 30S ribosomal protein S18, translated as MPKPPLRDKVMKKKVCTFCKEKNTQIDYKDTTLLRKYVSDRGKIRARRVTGNCVQHQRDIAVAVKNSREVALLPYVSTAR; from the coding sequence ATGCCGAAGCCGCCGCTGCGCGACAAGGTTATGAAGAAGAAGGTCTGCACGTTCTGCAAGGAAAAGAACACGCAGATCGATTACAAGGACACGACGCTGCTGCGTAAGTACGTCAGCGACCGCGGCAAGATCCGTGCCCGCCGTGTCACCGGCAACTGCGTCCAGCACCAGCGGGACATCGCGGTCGCCGTGAAGAACTCGCGTGAGGTTGCTCTGCTGCCTTACGTCTCGACGGCTCGCTAA